A stretch of Rhizobium glycinendophyticum DNA encodes these proteins:
- a CDS encoding DUF2093 domain-containing protein — MNRFEGSGNREAKIRYLDADFQILTPGSFVTCVITGRPVLVDELRYWSVARQEAYADAAASLEAEKRAGALPNQKR; from the coding sequence ATGAACCGTTTCGAAGGCAGCGGCAACCGCGAAGCCAAGATCCGCTATCTCGATGCGGATTTCCAGATCCTGACGCCGGGTTCGTTCGTCACCTGTGTGATCACTGGGCGCCCGGTTCTGGTGGATGAGCTGCGCTACTGGAGCGTCGCCCGCCAGGAGGCCTATGCCGATGCCGCAGCGTCGCTCGAGGCCGAAAAGCGCGCAGGCGCACTGCCCAACCAGAAGCGCTAG
- the mutL gene encoding DNA mismatch repair endonuclease MutL gives MIIKQLSETLINQIAAGEVIERPASAAKELIENAIDAGATRIEIATAGGGKTLLRVIDNGCGMGPDDLSLAIRRHCTSKLSDTLFDIRSLGFRGEALPSIGSVAKLTITSRPHGAGSGSEITVTGGKVGDVRPAPANPGTTVEVRDLFFATPARLKFMKTEKAEAGAITEIVKRMAIAFPAIRFVLSGTDRSLMELPATGDDHLARIAQVLGGDFRDNAIELDAEREDVRLTGFAGVPTFNRGNSAHQYAFVNGRPVQDKQILSAIRGAYAETIPQGRYPVAVLSLSLDPALVDVNVHPAKSDVRFRDPGLVRGLIIGAIRHSLQREGDRASTTGAGGMLRAFRPGFSPQPAQAWSADASPSRPLHGGASVLGGVFGGGYGSAASAAVYAPARTGFGEVAQAAFDSLSVPTARSEPISAQPAGQVEAIASYPLGAARAQVHANYIVAQTSDGLVIVDQHAAHERLVFEQMRKALTGRRLPSQGLLIPEIVDLPEEDCDRLMSHAEGLEQLGLAIERFGPGAIAVRETPAMLGEMDTAGLVRDLADEIAEWDTADRLNAKLEHVAATMACHGSVRSGRQLRVEEMNALLRQMEQTPGSGQCNHGRPTYVELKLSDIERLFGRS, from the coding sequence ATGATCATCAAGCAGCTGTCAGAGACCCTGATCAACCAGATCGCCGCCGGCGAGGTCATCGAACGACCCGCGAGTGCTGCGAAGGAACTGATCGAAAATGCCATCGACGCCGGTGCGACACGCATCGAGATCGCGACCGCCGGTGGCGGCAAGACGCTGCTGCGGGTGATCGATAATGGCTGCGGCATGGGGCCCGATGACCTGTCGCTCGCTATCCGCCGCCACTGCACTTCCAAGCTCAGCGACACCTTGTTTGACATCCGCTCGCTCGGCTTTCGCGGCGAGGCCCTGCCCTCGATCGGCTCTGTCGCCAAGCTCACCATTACCAGCCGGCCGCATGGGGCGGGCAGCGGTTCGGAAATCACTGTCACCGGTGGCAAGGTCGGCGACGTCAGGCCGGCGCCGGCCAATCCCGGGACGACGGTCGAGGTGCGGGATCTGTTCTTCGCGACGCCGGCGCGGCTGAAATTCATGAAGACGGAAAAGGCAGAAGCGGGGGCGATCACCGAAATCGTCAAGCGCATGGCGATCGCCTTTCCGGCTATCCGCTTCGTTCTTTCCGGCACGGACCGGTCGCTCATGGAACTTCCGGCAACCGGTGACGACCATCTGGCGCGCATCGCGCAGGTGCTGGGCGGCGACTTCCGCGACAATGCGATCGAACTCGACGCAGAGCGCGAGGATGTGCGGCTGACGGGCTTTGCCGGCGTGCCGACCTTCAACCGGGGCAATTCGGCCCATCAATATGCTTTCGTCAACGGTCGCCCGGTGCAGGACAAGCAGATCCTGTCTGCCATCCGCGGCGCCTATGCGGAGACCATCCCGCAGGGGCGTTATCCCGTGGCGGTGCTGTCGCTTTCGCTTGATCCGGCGCTGGTGGACGTCAATGTTCATCCGGCAAAATCGGACGTGCGGTTTCGCGATCCGGGCCTGGTGCGCGGGTTGATCATTGGGGCCATCCGGCACTCCTTGCAGCGGGAGGGCGACCGGGCATCGACAACCGGCGCTGGGGGAATGCTCCGGGCGTTTCGACCAGGCTTTAGTCCGCAACCGGCGCAGGCCTGGTCGGCAGATGCATCGCCCAGTCGGCCATTGCACGGCGGGGCTTCGGTTCTGGGTGGGGTATTCGGCGGTGGGTACGGTTCTGCCGCATCTGCTGCGGTTTACGCCCCGGCACGGACCGGTTTCGGCGAAGTGGCGCAGGCGGCTTTCGACAGCCTGTCCGTGCCGACGGCCCGTAGTGAGCCTATTTCAGCACAGCCGGCCGGCCAGGTCGAGGCGATCGCCAGTTATCCCCTGGGTGCTGCCCGCGCGCAGGTGCATGCCAATTACATCGTTGCCCAGACGTCGGACGGGCTCGTCATCGTCGACCAGCATGCGGCCCATGAGCGGCTGGTGTTCGAACAGATGCGCAAGGCGCTCACGGGTCGACGGCTGCCATCGCAGGGGCTGCTGATCCCGGAGATCGTCGACCTGCCGGAAGAGGATTGCGACCGGCTGATGAGCCACGCGGAAGGGCTAGAGCAACTGGGGCTCGCCATCGAGCGCTTCGGGCCTGGTGCCATCGCCGTGCGCGAGACGCCGGCCATGCTGGGCGAGATGGATACGGCCGGGCTCGTACGTGATCTGGCCGACGAGATTGCGGAATGGGATACCGCCGACCGGCTGAACGCGAAGCTCGAGCATGTCGCTGCGACCATGGCCTGCCATGGCTCCGTGCGCTCGGGGCGGCAGTTGCGGGTGGAGGAAATGAATGCGCTTCTCAGGCAGATGGAGCAGACGCCAGGGTCGGGCCAGTGCAATCACGGGCGGCCGACCTATGTCGAGCTGAAGTTGTCTGATATCGAGCGGCTATTCGGGCGCAGCTGA
- a CDS encoding response regulator: MSEFPPAPGDRKGHQGPDAPSPETSLDLALMDAVSDAFQAAFLIYDRNDELIFASRSVTNFLPLPPEQFQRGNRLRRLLEAAYDLGLRAGEPESAAISRDEWLTRQIAAHWKERHEIQASEDGKRWTRYSKRRLPSGHGFCIMTDISEQKRREEQWRADVERVQLTEEILDNLAHPVFVQDRNLQLVAVNKVFCSALSIGADNALGADLRRLFDADLAESLQSVSRDVLDSGITASITQCMRLYGDPPRPILVHVQRVGKPGRYFVVASLGEVGATGLVPIETPSSAAAPPASSELSVRTDQSLAGRKAFVVSADPRFEATALDILELLGLDSCCVRGEEELDAFLDAARSVGVVIDLAVFDVKADPRCLEILQAAEVDYTSLSQEDVASELAFIVLERLSALRARPAPADDWEIDTEQQAASETPPPTSPIPPLKSSLVLVAEDNEINQIVFSQILEGLGYSYRICADGEEVVRLWAELNPAIILMDVTLPGLNGFEAARRIRETGRSRADATPIIGVLAQAFDRDREACYASGMDDVILKPLSPDIVEQALMGLVPQVARATNG; the protein is encoded by the coding sequence GTGAGCGAGTTTCCACCGGCCCCCGGCGACAGAAAGGGACACCAGGGTCCGGATGCGCCGTCGCCCGAGACGTCGCTCGACCTTGCCCTGATGGATGCCGTGTCCGATGCCTTCCAGGCCGCCTTCCTGATCTATGATCGCAATGACGAACTGATTTTCGCCAGCCGCTCGGTCACCAATTTCCTCCCGCTCCCGCCAGAACAATTCCAGCGCGGCAATCGCCTGCGCCGCCTGCTGGAAGCAGCCTATGATCTAGGCCTTCGCGCCGGTGAACCCGAATCCGCAGCTATCAGCCGGGACGAATGGCTGACCCGCCAGATCGCGGCGCACTGGAAGGAGCGCCACGAGATCCAAGCCAGCGAAGACGGCAAGCGCTGGACCCGCTATTCCAAACGTCGTCTGCCATCGGGGCACGGCTTCTGCATCATGACCGACATCAGCGAGCAGAAGCGTCGCGAGGAGCAGTGGCGCGCAGACGTCGAGCGGGTGCAGCTGACCGAGGAAATCCTTGACAATCTGGCGCATCCTGTCTTCGTGCAAGACCGCAATCTGCAGCTCGTCGCCGTCAACAAGGTCTTCTGCTCGGCGCTGTCAATCGGGGCTGACAACGCCCTTGGTGCCGATCTCCGCCGTCTGTTCGATGCCGATCTCGCAGAGAGCCTGCAATCCGTGTCGCGGGATGTGCTCGACAGCGGGATTACAGCTTCCATCACCCAGTGCATGCGCCTTTACGGCGACCCACCGCGTCCGATCCTTGTCCATGTCCAGCGCGTCGGCAAACCGGGTCGCTACTTCGTCGTGGCGAGCCTCGGCGAGGTAGGCGCCACCGGCCTGGTTCCGATCGAAACCCCTTCCTCTGCCGCAGCGCCGCCAGCTTCATCCGAGCTTTCCGTTCGCACCGATCAAAGCCTTGCCGGCCGCAAGGCCTTCGTCGTCTCGGCGGACCCGCGCTTCGAAGCGACGGCTCTCGATATCCTCGAACTACTCGGGCTCGACAGCTGCTGCGTGCGGGGCGAAGAGGAACTCGATGCCTTTCTCGATGCCGCCCGCTCCGTCGGCGTCGTCATCGATCTTGCCGTCTTCGACGTTAAGGCCGATCCGCGATGCCTCGAAATTCTGCAGGCGGCAGAGGTCGATTATACCAGCTTGTCGCAGGAAGATGTTGCCTCTGAACTCGCATTCATCGTGCTTGAGCGTCTCTCCGCGCTGCGAGCGAGGCCCGCACCCGCCGACGATTGGGAGATCGACACGGAACAACAGGCGGCATCCGAAACGCCGCCACCGACTTCGCCCATCCCGCCTCTAAAATCCTCACTGGTTCTGGTGGCCGAGGACAACGAGATCAACCAGATCGTCTTTTCTCAGATCCTTGAGGGGCTGGGATACTCCTATCGGATCTGCGCCGATGGCGAGGAAGTCGTCAGGCTCTGGGCAGAACTCAATCCGGCGATCATCCTGATGGATGTGACGCTGCCGGGGTTGAATGGTTTCGAGGCCGCGCGGCGGATCCGCGAGACCGGACGTAGCCGCGCAGATGCCACGCCAATCATCGGCGTTCTCGCTCAGGCGTTCGACCGTGACCGCGAAGCGTGCTACGCCTCGGGCATGGACGACGTCATCCTGAAGCCGCTGAGCCCGGATATCGTGGAGCAGGCACTAATGGGCCTCGTGCCGCAGGTGGCACGCGCGACAAACGGCTGA
- a CDS encoding putative bifunctional diguanylate cyclase/phosphodiesterase, producing the protein MGPAGTAVEQHNQKELQRLAYTDHLTGLGNRNRLADKIRQLAADRAADPAPFTVGIVNLDGFKPINDLFGQASGDEILCQVAHRLKACVPDGATVTRHDGDEFAIVLPLVFERTGAERAGQLIKDVLSAPYDLGDRNVRLSASLGFAVYPFAGEEFEELMKSAETALYRSKRRGRGQITVYSREIAQEMKRATQLEQALRNAIINDTVDVHFQPIVRLSDNRVVGFEALARWIDPDLGFVSPAVFVPLAEERGFIDTLSETLLRKAAEATLAWPRDLFLSFNLSSVQLMDLRTSYNTLSILNSVGFDPRRLEMEITETAVMTSADTARRIIKDLKDAGIRISLDDFGTGQSSLGRLRDFTFDKVKIDRAFVSAITTDRTSEHIIKAIITMCEGLDLEVVAEGIETEAEAQKLRELGCGMGQGYHFGRPADAAATLRYLAENHHEFALVDRASA; encoded by the coding sequence ATGGGTCCCGCTGGCACTGCCGTTGAGCAGCACAACCAGAAAGAACTGCAGCGTCTGGCCTACACCGATCACTTGACCGGATTGGGTAACCGCAACCGCCTCGCAGACAAGATCCGTCAACTGGCCGCCGATCGTGCCGCAGATCCTGCGCCCTTCACCGTCGGCATCGTCAATCTCGACGGCTTCAAACCCATCAACGATCTCTTCGGCCAGGCCTCTGGTGACGAGATCCTGTGCCAGGTCGCCCACCGCCTGAAGGCCTGCGTGCCGGATGGTGCAACCGTGACCCGACACGACGGAGACGAATTCGCCATCGTCCTGCCGCTGGTCTTCGAGCGCACCGGTGCGGAACGCGCCGGCCAGTTGATCAAGGACGTGTTGTCCGCCCCTTACGATCTCGGCGACCGAAACGTGCGGCTGTCCGCCTCGCTGGGTTTTGCCGTCTATCCCTTTGCCGGCGAAGAGTTCGAGGAGCTGATGAAGAGTGCCGAGACGGCGCTCTATCGCTCGAAGCGCCGCGGCCGTGGCCAGATCACCGTCTACTCGCGCGAGATCGCGCAGGAAATGAAGCGCGCGACGCAGCTCGAACAGGCGCTGCGCAACGCCATCATCAATGATACGGTTGACGTGCATTTCCAGCCGATTGTGCGCCTAAGCGACAACCGCGTCGTCGGTTTCGAGGCGCTCGCCCGCTGGATTGATCCCGATCTCGGCTTCGTCTCGCCCGCCGTTTTCGTGCCGCTTGCCGAAGAGCGCGGCTTCATCGACACGCTCTCGGAAACCCTGCTGCGCAAGGCAGCCGAAGCCACGCTCGCCTGGCCACGCGATCTTTTCCTCTCGTTTAACCTCTCCTCTGTCCAGCTGATGGACCTGCGCACCTCCTACAATACGCTGTCGATCCTCAACAGCGTCGGCTTCGATCCGCGCCGGCTGGAGATGGAAATCACCGAAACGGCGGTCATGACCTCGGCCGATACCGCGCGCCGGATCATCAAGGACCTGAAGGACGCTGGCATCCGCATCTCGCTCGATGATTTCGGCACCGGTCAGTCCAGCCTTGGCCGCCTGCGTGATTTCACCTTCGACAAGGTGAAGATCGACCGCGCCTTCGTCTCCGCCATCACCACAGACCGCACCTCCGAGCATATCATCAAGGCGATCATCACCATGTGTGAGGGCCTCGACCTCGAAGTGGTTGCCGAAGGCATCGAGACGGAAGCGGAAGCCCAGAAGCTGCGCGAACTCGGCTGCGGCATGGGGCAGGGCTATCATTTTGGCCGCCCCGCCGATGCCGCCGCCACTCTCCGCTACCTCGCCGAGAACCACCACGAATTCGCTCTGGTCGACCGCGCATCCGCCTGA
- a CDS encoding LysR substrate-binding domain-containing protein, whose product MTTYRHLIPSANALIVFEAAGRHENFTRAAAELGMSQVAVSYAIRGLEQQLGVALFERQHRAARLTEVGERFHADVSAGLSRIGRAAEDIRSKGREVNVTLAASTAFASMWMLPRLTALREDLPDIDLRIQTSVRDLDLEEESIPLGVRGGRAEDWPHYHSALLAPEVITAVASPAFVEAHGMPETPQALTRHPLIWLEEPVRQACSWPDWFASAGIDYKPASRRLAINDYVLVIQAVLAGQGIALGWTHLVRQLVAQGQLVEVGGHALRTELAFHVVWPRSRELSGAATRVRNWLLKQA is encoded by the coding sequence ATGACAACTTATCGGCACCTGATCCCCTCGGCCAATGCGCTCATCGTCTTCGAGGCGGCGGGGCGGCATGAAAATTTCACCCGCGCTGCCGCCGAGCTCGGCATGTCCCAAGTCGCGGTTTCCTATGCGATCCGCGGGCTCGAGCAGCAGCTCGGCGTCGCGCTGTTCGAGCGCCAGCACCGAGCGGCTCGACTGACGGAAGTCGGCGAGCGCTTTCATGCCGATGTGTCGGCGGGATTATCCCGCATCGGGCGGGCGGCGGAGGATATTCGTAGCAAGGGACGCGAGGTGAACGTGACACTCGCCGCCTCCACGGCTTTTGCCTCGATGTGGATGCTACCGCGGCTGACGGCGCTGCGCGAAGACCTGCCGGACATCGATCTGAGGATCCAGACCAGCGTGCGGGATCTCGATCTTGAGGAAGAATCAATCCCGCTTGGCGTGCGCGGCGGCAGGGCGGAGGATTGGCCGCACTATCATTCGGCGCTTCTCGCACCCGAAGTCATCACTGCGGTGGCGAGCCCGGCTTTCGTCGAGGCGCATGGCATGCCCGAGACACCTCAGGCTCTCACCCGACATCCGCTGATATGGCTGGAAGAGCCTGTGCGCCAAGCCTGTAGCTGGCCTGACTGGTTTGCCTCGGCCGGTATCGACTACAAACCGGCCAGCCGGCGGCTGGCGATTAACGACTATGTTCTGGTTATCCAGGCGGTGCTGGCCGGCCAGGGGATTGCGCTGGGTTGGACCCATCTCGTGCGGCAGCTGGTGGCGCAGGGCCAGTTGGTCGAAGTGGGGGGCCACGCGCTGCGCACGGAGCTTGCCTTTCACGTGGTCTGGCCGCGCTCCCGCGAACTCAGCGGGGCCGCGACGCGGGTGCGCAACTGGTTGCTGAAGCAGGCCTGA
- a CDS encoding trimethylamine methyltransferase family protein, whose protein sequence is MDSVTVEATGGRRNRPVRRSAGSQPGLKVPFIRRNIPTYDILSEENLARIEAVADRILAEIGIEFRDDPAALNLWRGAGAEIEGLRVRFPKGMLREILASAPAVFTQHARNPANNVEIGGSAVVFSPAYGSPFVMDLDKGRRYGTIEDFRNLIKLGQSSPYLHHSGGTICEPVDVPVNKRHLDMVYSHIKYSDRAFMGSVTAEERAEESIEMARILFGADFVDRNCVILGNVNVNSPLVWDGTMTKALRAYARANQAAVIVPFILGGAMGPVTSAGAIAQSLAETMAGCALTQLERKGAPVIFGNFLSSMSLRSGSPTFGTPEPAIGSMVVGQLARRLKLPLRCAGNFSNSKLPDAQAMQEGVMSMMSAVHCGANFILHSAGFVDGLLAMSYEKFVMDTDFCGALHSYLAGVVVDDNTLAMDAFEEVGPGSHFLGCAHTMRNYQTAFWDSALSDNEPFEKWSEAGSTDMAIRANLRWKKTLAEYEAPPLDVAIDEALRDYVDRMKRAKPDAWY, encoded by the coding sequence ATGGACAGTGTGACCGTGGAAGCAACAGGCGGTAGAAGAAACAGACCGGTGCGGCGAAGCGCCGGTTCCCAGCCAGGGCTGAAGGTGCCCTTCATACGCCGCAACATCCCGACCTATGACATTCTGTCGGAAGAGAACCTCGCGCGTATCGAGGCCGTGGCAGACCGTATCCTGGCCGAAATCGGCATCGAATTCCGCGACGATCCGGCGGCTCTCAACCTCTGGCGTGGGGCAGGGGCTGAAATCGAGGGTCTGCGGGTGCGTTTCCCCAAGGGCATGCTGCGCGAGATCCTGGCGTCAGCCCCTGCGGTCTTCACCCAGCACGCCCGCAATCCGGCCAATAATGTCGAGATCGGCGGCAGTGCCGTGGTCTTTTCGCCCGCCTATGGTTCGCCCTTCGTCATGGATCTCGACAAGGGCCGCCGTTACGGCACGATTGAGGACTTCCGTAATCTCATCAAGCTCGGCCAGTCCTCGCCATATCTCCATCATTCCGGTGGCACGATCTGTGAACCGGTCGACGTGCCCGTCAACAAGCGCCATCTCGACATGGTCTACAGCCATATCAAATACTCCGACCGCGCCTTCATGGGCTCGGTGACGGCGGAAGAGCGCGCCGAGGAATCAATCGAGATGGCCCGCATCCTTTTTGGTGCGGATTTCGTCGATCGGAACTGCGTCATCCTCGGTAATGTCAACGTCAACTCGCCGCTCGTCTGGGACGGCACCATGACCAAGGCCTTGCGCGCCTATGCCCGCGCCAACCAGGCGGCGGTCATCGTGCCCTTCATTCTCGGCGGTGCCATGGGTCCGGTCACTTCCGCTGGTGCGATCGCCCAGTCGCTCGCCGAAACCATGGCCGGCTGTGCGCTGACCCAGTTGGAGCGCAAGGGCGCGCCGGTCATCTTCGGCAATTTCCTGTCGTCGATGTCATTGCGCTCCGGTTCTCCCACCTTCGGCACGCCGGAACCCGCGATCGGCTCCATGGTGGTGGGCCAGCTCGCCCGCCGGCTGAAGCTACCGCTCCGCTGCGCCGGCAATTTCTCCAATTCCAAGCTGCCGGATGCCCAGGCGATGCAGGAGGGCGTCATGTCGATGATGTCGGCCGTGCATTGCGGCGCCAACTTCATCCTGCATTCGGCCGGCTTCGTCGATGGCCTGCTCGCCATGTCCTACGAGAAGTTCGTCATGGACACGGACTTCTGCGGGGCCCTGCATTCGTACCTCGCCGGTGTCGTGGTCGATGACAACACGCTGGCCATGGACGCCTTCGAAGAGGTGGGACCCGGCAGCCATTTCCTCGGCTGCGCCCACACCATGCGTAACTACCAGACGGCCTTCTGGGACTCGGCCCTTTCTGACAACGAACCCTTCGAGAAATGGTCGGAAGCCGGTTCGACCGATATGGCAATCCGCGCCAATCTTCGCTGGAAAAAGACGCTCGCCGAATACGAAGCGCCGCCTTTGGACGTCGCCATCGATGAGGCACTCCGCGACTATGTCGATCGCATGAAGCGCGCCAAGCCGGATGCCTGGTACTGA
- a CDS encoding NADH:flavin oxidoreductase, whose translation MLDRSKDPLLQPFQLKHLTLKNRIMSTAHEPAYSEGGMPTERYRLYHVEKAKGGIALTMTAGSASVSRDSPPAFGNLLAWKDEIVPHLKRLTDDCHEHGCAVMIQLTHLGRRTNWNKGDWLPVLAPSPIREPAHRHFPKEIEDWDIERIVNDYATAAARMQEAGLDGIEFEAYGHLMDSFWSPATNRRQDEFGGSLDNRMRFSNLVIDAVRKAVGPDFIVGMRMVADEDWDKGLSRDEGVEIAKRFASSGKIDFLNIIRGHIEHDASLNNVIPIQGMAASPHLDFAGDVRAATKFPIFHAARIADVATARHAIAEGKLDMVGMTRAHIADPHIVRKIIEGREAEIRPCVGATYCLDRIYEGGEALCIHNAATSREALIPHDLPKAETSRKAVVVGAGPAGLEAARVLAERGHRVEVLEASSKAGGQVNLMTRNPRRKEMVGIVDWRLAELNRLGVTIHYDTYAGADDVLALEADLVVIATGGIAQSPELEEGEDLVVSSWDILAGAVKPEGPVLLFDDNGGHQGMSAAEVIANAGVELEVVSPERFFAPEMGGMNHVPYAKTFAEKNVRVTINTRLTGVRRDGNALLATLGSDFSDARVERRVAQVVVEHGTMANSDLYLELKPLSRNRGSVDYAALIARRPPLPVKDETASFDLLRIGDAIESRNIHAAIYDALRYCSLL comes from the coding sequence ATGCTTGATCGCAGCAAGGATCCGCTTCTCCAGCCCTTCCAGCTGAAACACCTCACCCTCAAGAACCGCATCATGTCGACGGCGCATGAACCGGCCTATTCGGAAGGGGGTATGCCGACCGAGCGCTACAGGCTCTACCATGTGGAGAAGGCCAAGGGCGGCATCGCACTCACCATGACGGCGGGTTCGGCCAGTGTCAGCCGCGACAGCCCGCCGGCCTTCGGCAACCTGCTCGCCTGGAAGGACGAGATCGTCCCGCATCTGAAGCGACTGACGGACGACTGTCACGAGCACGGCTGCGCCGTGATGATCCAGCTCACTCACCTCGGTCGCCGCACCAACTGGAACAAGGGAGACTGGCTGCCCGTCCTCGCCCCGTCCCCGATCCGCGAGCCGGCCCACCGGCATTTCCCCAAGGAGATAGAGGACTGGGACATTGAGCGCATCGTGAACGACTATGCGACCGCTGCCGCCCGCATGCAGGAGGCCGGTCTCGATGGCATCGAGTTCGAGGCCTATGGCCACCTGATGGACAGCTTCTGGTCGCCGGCCACCAACCGGCGCCAGGATGAATTCGGCGGCTCCCTCGACAACCGGATGCGCTTTTCAAATCTGGTGATCGATGCCGTCCGCAAGGCCGTCGGCCCGGATTTCATCGTCGGCATGCGCATGGTCGCCGATGAAGACTGGGATAAGGGCCTCAGCCGCGACGAGGGCGTCGAGATCGCCAAACGCTTCGCAAGCTCCGGAAAGATCGACTTCCTCAACATCATCCGGGGCCATATCGAACACGACGCCTCGCTCAACAACGTCATTCCGATCCAGGGCATGGCGGCCTCCCCACATCTCGATTTCGCCGGCGACGTGCGTGCCGCAACCAAATTCCCGATCTTCCACGCCGCTCGCATTGCCGATGTCGCGACCGCCCGCCATGCGATTGCGGAGGGCAAACTCGACATGGTTGGCATGACCCGAGCCCATATCGCCGATCCGCATATCGTCCGGAAAATCATCGAAGGCCGCGAGGCCGAGATCCGCCCCTGCGTCGGCGCCACTTACTGTCTCGACCGCATCTATGAGGGTGGCGAGGCGCTCTGCATCCATAACGCCGCAACCAGCCGCGAGGCGCTGATCCCGCATGATCTTCCGAAAGCTGAGACGTCTCGCAAGGCCGTCGTGGTCGGGGCTGGTCCTGCTGGTCTCGAAGCCGCACGTGTGCTCGCAGAGCGCGGCCACAGGGTCGAGGTACTGGAAGCTTCGAGCAAGGCAGGCGGCCAGGTCAATCTGATGACCCGCAATCCGCGCCGAAAGGAAATGGTTGGCATCGTCGACTGGCGCCTGGCCGAGCTGAATCGCCTCGGCGTCACCATCCATTACGATACCTATGCCGGTGCCGACGATGTGCTGGCCTTAGAAGCCGATCTCGTAGTCATCGCCACGGGCGGCATAGCGCAATCGCCTGAACTAGAAGAGGGCGAGGATCTGGTCGTGTCGAGCTGGGACATCCTGGCCGGTGCCGTGAAACCGGAAGGTCCCGTGCTGCTTTTCGACGATAATGGCGGTCATCAGGGCATGAGTGCGGCCGAAGTCATTGCCAATGCCGGTGTCGAGTTGGAAGTCGTCTCGCCAGAACGCTTCTTTGCACCCGAGATGGGCGGCATGAACCATGTGCCTTACGCGAAAACTTTTGCGGAGAAGAATGTCCGCGTCACGATCAATACAAGGCTGACCGGCGTCCGCCGCGACGGCAATGCCCTGCTTGCAACGCTCGGGTCGGATTTCTCGGATGCCAGGGTGGAAAGGCGGGTGGCGCAGGTGGTGGTCGAACACGGCACCATGGCCAACTCCGATCTCTATCTGGAGCTGAAGCCGCTGTCTCGAAATCGCGGATCGGTGGATTATGCAGCGCTCATCGCCCGCCGCCCGCCCTTGCCAGTCAAGGACGAGACCGCCAGCTTCGACCTTCTGCGTATTGGTGATGCCATCGAAAGCCGCAATATCCACGCGGCGATCTATGACGCTTTGCGCTACTGCAGCCTGCTCTGA
- a CDS encoding PRC-barrel domain-containing protein, translating to MKKTLTTIAAAMLLGSTAMAPVAFAQDATGTTTTTPPATTAPVTPDASGGTTDATGATGTMGSNSTVAPNTTADAASGSGTYLTEQAENQISVNDFMGQAIYTADNQSIGDINDLLVQNDGGVVAAVVGVGGFLGIGEKNVAIPFDKITITRETASGDAADAAADGDTKAEVAAEAEIRLTTTETAESLKNAPEFRTLDDQADDADSAATTTGTTGTGMPADGTTTSSTNN from the coding sequence ATGAAAAAGACCCTTACGACGATCGCCGCAGCCATGCTGCTCGGCTCCACCGCCATGGCACCGGTCGCTTTCGCCCAGGACGCCACGGGCACGACCACCACGACGCCTCCGGCTACCACCGCTCCTGTAACGCCTGACGCTTCGGGCGGCACCACGGACGCAACCGGTGCAACGGGCACCATGGGTTCGAACAGCACCGTCGCTCCGAACACCACTGCCGATGCCGCCTCCGGCTCTGGCACATATCTGACCGAACAGGCTGAAAACCAGATCAGCGTCAACGACTTCATGGGCCAGGCAATTTACACTGCCGACAACCAGTCGATCGGCGATATCAACGACCTGCTGGTGCAAAATGACGGCGGCGTTGTCGCTGCAGTCGTCGGCGTCGGTGGCTTCCTCGGCATTGGCGAGAAGAATGTCGCGATCCCGTTCGACAAGATCACCATCACCCGCGAAACCGCATCTGGCGATGCAGCCGACGCCGCAGCTGATGGCGATACCAAGGCTGAAGTCGCTGCCGAAGCGGAAATCCGCTTGACGACCACTGAGACCGCCGAGAGCTTGAAGAATGCTCCCGAATTCCGCACTCTGGACGATCAGGCTGACGATGCCGACAGCGCGGCAACGACCACTGGCACGACCGGTACGGGTATGCCGGCTGACGGTACGACCACGTCGTCGACCAACAACTAA